CGGCCGCTGGCCGGTATCTGTTCCAGAAGGCCCGGCAGTCGCCGGGCCTTCTTCGTTCAACCGATCTCGACCCACGCCGGCGCATGGTCGCTGGGGCGCTCCCAGGTGCGCGGCTCGCGGTCGATGCCCGAGGCCACGGCACTTGCCTTCAGCGCATCGGAGACCAGGGTCAGGTCGATGCGCAGGCCCAGGTTGCGGCGGAAGCCGGCGGCGCGGTAATCCCACCAGCTGAACACGCCGGCCTCGTCGTTGTGCAGGCGGAACGCATCGTGCAGGCCCAGCTGCAGCAGTTTTTCCAGCGCACCGCGCTCGGCGGTGGACGTGAGGATATGGTTCTCGTTCCAGACCTCGGGGTCGTGCACGTCGCGCGCATCCGGTGCGATGTTGAAGTCACCCATCACGATCAGCTTCGGATGGCGCTGCAGTTCCTGCGCGATCCAGGCGTGCACCGCGTCCAGCCAGCGCAGCTTGTAGTCGTACTTGTCGGTGCCGA
Above is a genomic segment from Stenotrophomonas sp. ESTM1D_MKCIP4_1 containing:
- the xth gene encoding exodeoxyribonuclease III, which codes for MKIASWNVNSLNVRLPHLQQWLKDFGPDIVGIQETKLEDHKFPDSALAEAGYRSVFAGQKTYNGVALLSREPAQDVQIGIPGFEDEQKRVIAGTFGDLRVINLYVVNGQDIGTDKYDYKLRWLDAVHAWIAQELQRHPKLIVMGDFNIAPDARDVHDPEVWNENHILTSTAERGALEKLLQLGLHDAFRLHNDEAGVFSWWDYRAAGFRRNLGLRIDLTLVSDALKASAVASGIDREPRTWERPSDHAPAWVEIG